A window of the Cicer arietinum cultivar CDC Frontier isolate Library 1 chromosome 6, Cicar.CDCFrontier_v2.0, whole genome shotgun sequence genome harbors these coding sequences:
- the LOC101489532 gene encoding uncharacterized protein gives MLIKTTMKVKQQLREAIDLLFTRGPASSADYTRLVLHCAQANDFNQAKRLQSHMEIQLFQPQDSFIHNKLLHLYAKCGKLSDAKHLFDNMPRRDVYSWNALLSVYAKVGLVEDLCAVFDQMPCRDSVSYNTLIACFASNRLSSKALKILVRMQEDGFQPTQYSYVNALQACSQLLDFRLGKQIHGRVVAADFEKNTFVWNAVTDMYAKCGDIDRARWLFDGMIKKNVVSWNLMISGYVKMGNPDECIHLFNKMQLSGLKPDQVTVSNVLNAYFQSGRVDDARNMFSKITKRDEICWTTMIVGYTQSGREEDALMLFNDMLRGNVRPDSHTISSVVSSCAKLASLYHGQVIHGKVIRIGFNSNMLVSSALVDMYCKCGVPFDARIIFETMPVQNVITWNAMILGYAQNGQGQQALALYEKMLQENLKPDNISFVGVLSACINADKVEEGHKYFDSISEQGMTPTLDHYACMITLLGRSGNIDKAVDLIKGMPHEPDYQIWSSLLSVCSKGDIETAEFAANYLFQLDPNNAGPYIMLSNLYAACGRWKDVAVVRSVMKNKNVKKFAAYSWVEVGNEVHRFVSGDHNHPETERIFGQLNRLISTLQQIGYNPDTSIVLHNVVEEEKFRSISHHSEKLALAFSLIKKPNGVAPIRIIKNIRICDDCHVFMKFASMTIARPIIIRDSSRFHHFIGGSCSCKDLWINFPATFPLIPPTSGVPRSFNELKVAHLFKFSSPPDLATILFLSRFSLLQSYSMHTSLVPISLKPSPFHRHSFRLFSAQQHVYRINLTITSLSRAGNINAARHLFDKTSTKDIVTWNSMLTAYWQNGLLQHSKSLFQSMPHKNVVSWNSIITACVQNNNINDAFKYFTAMPEKNAASYNAMISGFVKNGHVEQAQKLFEEMPRPNVVSYTVMIDGYAKMENGIKRAKALFDAMPFRNEVSWTVMISGLVENGLYEEAWELFVKMPQKNVVACTAMITGFCKQGKVDEAWNLFQQISCRDIASWNIMITGYAQNGRGEEALNLFSQMVRTGMQPDDLTFVSLFTACASLALLEEGRQTNALVVKHGFDSDLSVSNALVTMYSKCGEIVKSELAFGQISHPDIVSWNTIIAAFAQHGLYDRSRYYFDHMVTVGVTPDGITFLNLLSACCRAGKVDETVYLFNLMVHNYGIPPRSEHYSCIIDVMSRAGQLQRACQLIQEMPFKADSSIWSALLVGCNIHSNVQLGELAARNILNLDPYNSGAYVMLSNIYAAAGKWKDVNRVRVLMKEQGVKKQRAYSWMQIGNKLHCFVGGDPSHPNIDDIHVALRRITLHMKVKGNFEEAVS, from the exons ATGTTAATTAAAACTACGATGAAGGTAAAACAACAGCTTCGTGAAGCCATAGATCTTTTGTTCACTCGCGGTCCTGCTTCTTCTGCTGATTACACTCGTCTTGTGCTTCACTGTGCTCAAGCCAATGACTTCAATCAAGCCAAGAGATTGCAATCTCACATGGAAATTCAACTTTTTCAACCTCAAGATTCCTTCATCCATAACAAACTTCTCCATTTATATGCCAAATGTGGCAAGCTCTCAGATGCTAAACACCTGTTTGATAATATGCCTAGGAGGGATGTTTATTCTTGGAATGCCTTGCTTTCTGTTTATGCCAAGGTCGGCTTGGTTGAGGATTTGTGTGCGGTCTTTGATCAAATGCCTTGTCGTGATTCTGTTTCGTATAACACATTGATTGCTTGTTTTGCAAGTAATAGGCTTTCGAGCAAAGCATTGAAAATTCTTGTGAGAATGCAGGAAGATGGGTTTCAGCCTACCCAGTACTCATATGTGAATGCATTGCAAGCATGTTCTCAGCTCTTGGATTTCAGGCTTGGGAAACAGATTCATGGGAGAGTTGTTGCTGctgattttgagaaaaatacatTTGTTTGGAATGCTGTGACTGATATGTATGCCAAGTGTGGTGATATAGATAGGGCGCGCTGGTTGTTTGATggaatgattaaaaaaaatgttgtttcgTGGAATCTCATGATCTCTGGGTATGTGAAAATGGGGAACCCTGATGAGTGCATTCATTTGTTCAATAAGATGCAATTATCTGGTTTGAAGCCTGACCAAGTTACAGTTTCTAATGTTCTCAATGCCTACTTTCAATCTGGACGTGTAGATGATGCAAGGAATATGTTCAGTAAAATAACCAAACGGGATGAGATTTGTTGGACTACGATGATTGTTGGTTATACACAAAGCGGAAGAGAGGAGGATGCTTTGATGTTGTTTAATGACATGCTTCGTGGAAACGTCAGACCTGACAGCCACACCATTTCTAGTGTTGTAAGCTCATGTGCCAAGCTTGCATCTTTGTATCACGGTCAGGTTATCCATGGAAAAGTTATTCGTATTGGTTTTAATAGTAATATGCTTGTATCGAGTGCACTTGTTGATATGTATTGCAAGTGTGGAGTCCCTTTCGACGCTCGCATAATTTTCGAAACTATGCCTGTTCAGAATGTGATCACTTGGAATGCCATGATTTTGGGTTATGCACAAAATGGACAGGGTCAACAGGCCTTGGCTCTGTATGAAAAAATGCTGCAAGAAAATTTGAAACCTGACAATATTAGTTTTGTGGGTGTCTTATCGGCTTGTATCAATGCTGATAAGGTTGAAGAAGGACATAAATATTTTGACTCAATCAGTGAACAAGGGATGACACCGACGTTGGATCACTATGCATGTATGATTACTCTCCTTGGTCGGTCAGGTAATATTGATAAAGCAGTGGATTTAATCAAAGGTATGCCTCACGAACCAGATTACCAGATTTGGTCCAGCTTACTATCTGTTTGTTCCAAGGGCGACATAGAGACTGCAGAGTTTGCGGCTAATTATCTCTTTCAATTGGATCCAAATAATGCTGGACCTTATATCATGCTTTCCAACTTGTATGCTGCTTGTGGGAGATGGAAAGATGTAGCTGTTGTAAGGTCAGTTATGAAGAACAAAAATGTAAAGAAGTTTGCTGCATACAGTTGGGTTGAGGTTGGGAACGAAGTCCACCGATTTGTTTCAGGAGATCACAATCATCCAGAAACGGAAAGAATCTTCGGTCAATTGAACAGATTGATCTCAACATTGCAACAAATTGGGTATAATCCAGATACAAGCATTGTTCTACATAATGTGGTAGAGGAAGAAAAATTTAGATCCATCTCTCACCACAGTGAGAAACTTGCTCTCGcgttttctttaattaaaaaacccAATGGAGTTGCACCAATACGGATCATAAAGAATATACGTATCTGTGATGACTGTCATGTATTTATGAAGTTTGCATCAATGACTATAGCTCGGCCAATCATTATAAGAGATTCAAGTAGGTTTCATCATTTCATTGGTGGAAGTTGTTCTTGCAAGGACCTTTGG ATAAATTTCCCAGCAACTTTTCCGTTGATACCACCCACATCAGGAGTGCCAAGATCTTTTAATGAGCTCAAAGTAGCTCATCTGTTCAAATTCTCCAGTCCCCCGGATCTTGCTACCATATTGTTTTTG AGCCGGTTCAGTCTCCTACAATCCTACTCCATGCACACTAGCCTGGTTCCGATTTCACTCAAACCATCACCATTCCATCGCCACTCCTTTCGACTTTTCTCAGCTCAACAACATGTATATCGCATCAACCTCACCATCACCTCCCTCTCACGTGCCGGTAACATCAACGCCGCACGCCACCTGTTCGACAAAACCTCCACAAAAGACATCGTCACATGGAACTCCATGCTCACCGCTTACTGGCAAAACGGCCTCCTACAACACTCCAAATCTCTCTTCCAATCCATGCCACACAAAAACGTCGTCTCATGGAACTCTATCATAACCGCCTGCGTCCAAAATAACAACATAAACGACGCGTTTAAGTACTTCACCGCTATGCCGGAGAAAAACGCCGCATCGTATAACGCAATGATATCAGGTTTCGTGAAAAACGGGCACGTGGAACAAGCGCAGAAGCTGTTCGAAGAAATGCCGCGTCCGAATGTTGTTTCGTATACTGTGATGATTGATGGGTATGCGAAGATGGAAAATGGGATTAAGCGCGCGAAGGCGCTTTTCGATGCGATGCCGTTTAGGAATGAGGTTTCGTGGACGGTGATGATTAGTGGTCTTGTTGAGAATGGGTTGTATGAGGAAGCGTGGGAACTGTTTGTGAAAATGCCTCAGAAGAATGTAGTGGCTTGCACTGCTATGATTACTGGGTTTTGTAAACAAGGGAAGGTTGATGAGGCTTGGAACTTGTTTCAACAGATTTCGTGCAGAGATATCGCTTCTTGGAATATAATGATAACTG GTTATGCCCAGAATGGGAGAGGGGAAGAGGCACTAAATTTATTTTCCCAAATGGTCAGGACTGGCATGCAACCTGACGACTTAACCTTTGTTTCGCTTTTTACTGCCTGTGCTAGTTTGGCATTACTCGAGGAAGGAAGACAGACAAATGCTCTTGTAGTTAAGCATGGCTTTGATTCAGATTTGTCTGTGAGTAATGCCTTGGTTACTATGTACAGCAAATGTGGTGAAATAGTCAAATCTGAATTAGCCTTTGGACAAATTTCTCATCCGGACATTGTTTCATGGAACACCATCATTGCTGCATTTGCTCAGCATGGTCTCTATGACAGATCTCGCTACTACTTTGATCATATGGTAACAGTCGGAGTTACGCCCGATGGCATAACTTTCCTTAATTTGCTGTCTGCATGTTGTCGTGCTGGGAAGGTTGATGAGACAGTGTATCTTTTTAACTTGATGGTCCATAATTATGGTATTCCGCCAAGGTCTGAACATTATTCTTgcataattgatgttatgagTCGAGCAGGTCAATTGCAGAGAGCTTGCCAACTAATCCAAGAGATGCCATTCAAGGCAGATTCCAGCATCTGGAGTGCTCTACTTGTGGGCTGCAATATTCATTCAAACGTGCAATTGGGCGAACTTGCAGCTAGGAACATTTTGAATTTGGATCCTTATAATTCTGGTGCATATGTCATGCTGTCTAATATATATGCTGCTGCGGGCAAGTGGAAGGATGTCAATAGAGTGAGGGTTCTAATGAAAGAGCAAGGAGTTAAGAAACAAAGAGCTTATAGTTGGATGCAGATTGGAAACAAACTCCACTGTTTTGTTGGAGGGGATCCATCACATCCAAACATAGATGACATTCATGTTGCTTTAAGGAGGATTACATTACACATGAAGGTGAAGGGTAACTTTGAAGAAGCTGTAAGTTAA
- the LOC101490409 gene encoding uncharacterized protein encodes MSEDNDLTLQTFRALVESADHKFARVRDVPAYGRVNQNHFFHKVFKAYTRLWKYQQENRAKLVQCGLKRWEIGEIASRIGQLYFGQYMRASESRFLVEAYVFYEAILSRRYFEGSEASLKDLGVRSKELRFYARFLLVSLILNRTEMVKHLMDRLVALVDDCKSTFRDTNFKEWKQVVQEIVRFTNADKGFSFRPMRYCTTFDSHRASLPYVARFHAKRVLKFHDALLASYHRNEVKFAELTLDIYRMIQCLEWEPSGLFYQKQIVRPKENGDVIDHSGASGIIDMNLAADMTDPTIPSNPRKATLYRPSVTHVIAVMATICEELPPDSVVLVYLSASGKAGLNNVSQMENSGGSSKYSRRKVLSQSSDELNSGTSESQNNGNRESSCHHDNDNYMWFGSKGNSGSNNLYPGDLIPFTRKPLFLIIDSDNSHAFKVLHGAERGETAALFLSPLSPIFKNPADVNVHSGSQFTFFLTAPLSAFCEMVGLIPNEADTDVYNEAENIIAHAFSEWETILCSSTIMDLVWAQVITDPFLRRLILRFIFCRSVISFFCPPEESELHLPLCLPHLPTSVASNSETVRSVVVQLAKHFDVVDSFHFSNT; translated from the exons ATGTCTGAAGACAACGACCTTACGCTACAGACTTTCCGAGCGCTGGTGGAGAGTGCGGACCACAAATTCGCTAGGGTTCGCGACGTTCCAGCTTACGGTCGCGTGAACCAAAACCACTTCTTCCACAAAGTTTTCAAAGCCTACACGCGCCTATGGAAGTACCAGCAAGAAAATCGCGCGAAGCTGGTTCAGTGCGGTCTCAAGCGATGGGAAATCGGCGAGATCGCGAGCCGAATTGGTCAACTGTACTTCGGTCAGTATATGAGAGCTAGCGAGAGTAGGTTTCTCGTTGAAGCTTACGTTTTCTATGAAGCTATACTTAGCAGAAGGTACTTTGAAGGATCCGAAGCTTCGTTGAAAGATCTAGGTGTTCGGTCTAAGGAGTTGCGGTTTTATGCAAGgtttttgttggtttctttgattCTGAACCGCACTGAGATGGTCAAACATCTAATGGACCGGTTGGTGGCTTTGGTTGATGATTGCAAGAGTACCTTCCGG GATACTAACTTTAAAGAATGGAAACAAGTGGTGCAAGAGATTGTCCGCTTCACAAACGCAGATAAGGGATTTAGCTTCAGGCCTATGCGTTATTGTACTACATTTGATTCTCATCGGGCTTCTCTTCCTTATGTGGCCCGTTTTCATGCAAAAAGggttttaaaatttcatgatGCACTCTTAGCAAGCTATCATCGAAATGAG GTCAAATTTGCCGAGCTTACATTGGACATCTATAGAATGATACAGTGTTTAGAATGGGAGCCTAGTGGATTATTCTACCAAAAGCAGATAGTTAGACCTAAGGAAAATGGTGACGTGATTGATCATTCAGGAGCTTCTGGGATAATAGACATGAACCTTGCTGCAGATATGACAGATCCAACTATACCTTCTAATCCTAGAAAGGCTACCTTGTATCGTCCATCTGTGACACACGTGATAGCA GTTATGGCAACAATTTGTGAGGAGCTGCCACCAGACAGTGTTGTGCTAGTATATCTTTCAGCATCAG GGAAGGCTGGTCTTAATAATGTCTCTCAGATGGAAAATTCTGGAGGGTCATCCAAATATTCGAGACGCAAAGTCCTTTCTCAGTCTTCCGATGAGCTGAACTCTGGAACCTCAGAATCTCAAAATAATGGCAATAGGGAATCGAGTTGTCATCATGATAATGACAATTATATGTGGTTTGGTTCCAAGGGAAATAGTg GTTCAAATAACCTCTATCCCGGCGATCTTATTCCCTTCACTCGGAAACCTCTCTTCTTGATTATTGATAGTGATAACAGCCATGCATTCAAG GTTTTACATGGTGCTGAAAGGGGAGAGACAGCTGCTCTGTTTCTTTCACCTTTAAGCCCAATTTTTAAGAACCCGGCTGATGTAAATGTACATAGTGGAAGCCAATTTACCTTTTTCTTGACAGCTCCTTTATCAGCATTTTGCGAAATGGTTGGTCTCATCCCTAATGAGGCTGATACA GATGTCTACAATGAAGCCGAGAACATAATCGCTCATGCTTTCTCTGAGTGGGAAACAATTCTTTGCTCATCAACTATCATGGATTTAGTATGGGCACAAGTTATAACCGATCCATTTTTAAGGCGACTTATTTTGAG ATTCATATTCTGCCGATCCGTGATATCTTTTTTTTGTCCACCCGAAGAAAGCGAATTGCATCTGCCGCTTTGCCTACCCCATCTACCTACTTCTGTGGCATCAAATTCCGAAACTGTGCGCTCTGTAGTTGTGCAACTTGCCAAGCACTTTGACGTTGTTGACTCATTTCACTTTTCCAATACATAA